The sequence TCCATCATTTACCTAAATTGACTGTGTGGGCCTTGCCGTTTTATCAGCATTACCAGCCATATTCATTATAAGAAAAACACCTGTGATAAAGCCCggtaatgctggtcacatgacaAAGCCCAGACAATCAATTCATACAAAACTGCAGAGACCAGATAATCTATTAGGATTTCCCGCCATCTGAAGGGAATAGGGCTGAGCAACAGGAACAGATAGAGACACAGCTGCTTGTACTGTGCTGTGCCCTGACAACAATCAAAGGGACAGAAATACGTATACTCCATTCATCTTCTTGTCATTTAAAAACTGTGTTGAATTGAAATAATCCTTTATTCAACTTGTTTCTTAGACGACGAGGACATCCAACTGTTTTTGGCCAAGGACATCTGCCTTCGGATCTCGGACAAGGTACTTATATACTGTTTGGGTGAattgtgtgtgtgaggatggtggTCCTGTAATATTACACATAGACATATAATCACCACATATAGCTAAAACATAACTTCTTTTCTTCTCTTACTAGTATCTGCTAGCAATGACCCTCGTGTACTTCAAGAGAGCTGGACTGACCATCGAGGAGTATAAAGAATACTTTTTTGCATCCCTGTGAGTTTATTCATGTGTATATGTCTAAGGGAATGCTGTCAAGTAATTGTAAATCTGATGCTATAAGTCAGCTTTTCCATCATAGTTTGTAAAACAATTATGTTTATTACATAGGAGAAAGGTGAAAgggtattttattatatatatgcagAGAAAGCATAAAAAGCCTATAGATTTTAGCATGTAGCATTTGTACCATATAGGTTCATATCAACATAATTTCACATTGTTACTATTATTAAATCCAGACAAGATTCTTTTACACTGATATGGAAGTATATAGTAAACCATGACTTCACTTTCTCTTCTTCAGTTATCTAGCGAACCAGTTTGAAGAAGATGAGGACTTCAGATACGAGATCTACGCGTGGGCCTTAGGAAGATCCTGGGAATGGCGGAAGGAAGAGCTGCACGACCAACGGAACTATTTGCTTTACCGGATGGACTTCAGAGCTTGGATTGACCAGACCACGTGTGAAGAGGTAAGTAATCAAAAAAATATGTATAGCCAGAAGTGTAGTCTATGATTATGAATCCTTCATGAAAAGATGATTCAATCATAAATTATTTAATTCCAGATCATGGCACAGGACCCTTTCCACTGGGCATGGATGCGACAGAGGCGTCCCCATCACAGCTGGGCCATTCGTTGGTGGAGGAGGAGCGCATGGGAGTTCAAAGTCCAAGGCCCATGGGGTTACCCATATTCATGCGCTcgctgcaggaacatcattttgtATCCATGCAGGTGGAAAGTGGTCGGTAACATCGTAAGCCAGATCGACACAGCAGTGGACCCTGGAACATCAATTGAGATCCTCGACTAAGAAGACCATGACGGATGACccaaaggagcaggtaatgtaaaaCACATGCATGCACAAACACATCATTCCCTTTACCCTCCAACACACCAACAcagtacttttaaaggggttttccaggaaaaatgtaCTGATGACCTATCAACAGGATAtcccatcagtcactgatcagcgAGGTGCCGACAACCGGCAGCCACACTGATCAGCTGAGCATCCCGCACTGCACAGTGAATGATGTTTGTCTCTGGTCACTGTGTAGCAGTgacaatgtgtaactgcagctcagctcataTTCACTTGAATGTCACCTGAGCTGCTGTTACATAtcatcaccactacacaatgcACTAAGACAGGCTGATTACTGTGTAGTGGGGTCACTGAACAACTGAATGACGTTGGTGTCGGGTGTCGGTAATTCAGTGACTAATGAGCAATCCGGTGGATACCTCGTCAGTACATTTCGtgtagaaaaaccctttaaaagtcacacacactgacacaaatTAACATATACACTCTCTCTACACAGCCCCAACTAAATGATtgatgatatatagtgttatcctCCCTTAGAATGCCAGAGGAAGGGCAATACAGTGGCCATGGCTTCCCtgcaggtttcctccacagggggtttttcctgtcCTGTGTGTTGCTGTACGCTCTTCGTGAGTAATGGGAGGTAACAATcacaacacatacatacacacacacatacatacaataaaTTTCTCTTTAACCCTCCTTTCTTGGTCACTGAGTCTTTTCTTGTGTtagcagtatatggcggtatctgTAATGTATTTTTGATAATATTCTCACTTATAATCTACACAAATGAAAATGAAAAGCAGCAGCActtatttatttcttttcatcAGGTATTCATAGTCTACAAACAGCCAATGGTCAGTTTGGCAAAGTTCAGCTTCTTTGCCAGGGTATGCGGTACTaatgctccattcattttctaaggGGGTCATTGAACATTGCCCCTCTCTGCGCTCAGCAATGTTCAAAGGCCACATGGAAAACAAATGGAGCGCTTGCTTTGCATAGCCAGTCTGTTCATTTGGTGAAACAATTTTTCTAAAATCTCTTGATCAGTAGCAGTCTTAGCAGTCAGACCACTCCTGATGTGCTAGTTCTCTCCTGTCATGTCaatagcagttaaaggggttattaagcaaaaatctttatctttcaaatcaaatggttccagaaagttacataaatttgtaatttacctctattaaaaaattgcaagtcttccagtacttatcagctgctgtatgtcccgcaggaagtgatgtttccttttcagtctgacacagtgctctctgctgacatctctgtattAGAGTGGAAGtgtccagaccagcagcaaatttccatagaaaacctttttctgctctggacagttcctgtctcggacagagatgtaagcagagagcactgtgtcagactgaaaagaaaacaccattctGGAGGAGGTAGTGTCCTAAAGATACAGGGGTAGCTGGACAGCAGGACGGGAGAacgggatgccagatcacacagcagcgcagaatGTATATATGCACTGCTTGTTGGATCTGGAAACTTGACAGCATGAATATATGCATACCTGTGCTCTCAGTTTCCCAGTTATTGGCCCCCCCATcccttttacacagggagatgtgcggctgagaACGATAAATTTTAAAACCAGTTAAAAAGATGCAAGCAGCTGAAGATCCAGCATTTTCCCGCTtctcgctgtcacttttacaaaggccgattatcagccgaaggagcatttctagcaacgctcctggccaataatcggctcatgtaaaataCACACCTTCTCTGAAAGAACCAAGAGGCTGCAACACCATGAAGCAAGAGACACCactaaccaaacaacaccatAAAGACCAAGGAGATCTCCAAACAACGGTATTGAGAAGTACAAGTCAGGGTTGAGTTATAATAAATTTTCAAGTTCGGCTGGTCAGATAATCAGAGGTTGTGACTTGTTTTAGTATACTCATTTTTCACCATAATAAAGAACAGGAGAAATCCTATTTGAACAGACCTTCTGTGTCAGTGTCTCTGACTGGTTTTTGCACTGtttatgtgcagtatatatgagTTATTCTTAAAGAGTCCTGCGTATTTCTATTCTATGGAGCCAGTTATTACATTTGCCAGCAGGAGACTGGAAgtcactggaccaggagccccagGGGACTGGGGTAGGTCAGTATTCCTtagttttcataaaaaaaaaaaaattggatcccAGAATACGGCTTTAGTTcac is a genomic window of Dendropsophus ebraccatus isolate aDenEbr1 chromosome 12, aDenEbr1.pat, whole genome shotgun sequence containing:
- the LOC138769144 gene encoding speedy protein 1-A-like; this translates as MARKRKRELIDLYEEETSMTTIMKRRKDPDLQPEEIAAFLNLLDDEDIQLFLAKDICLRISDKYLLAMTLVYFKRAGLTIEEYKEYFFASLYLANQFEEDEDFRYEIYAWALGRSWEWRKEELHDQRNYLLYRMDFRAWIDQTTCEEIMAQDPFHWAWMRQRRPHHSWAIRWWRRSAWEFKVQGPWGYPYSCARCRNIILYPCRWKVVGNIVSQIDTAVDPGTSIEILD